The Gordonia sp. KTR9 genome contains a region encoding:
- a CDS encoding BldC family transcriptional regulator: MTSIETAPPATYITPGLASQHTLTPGQVAAMFNVNPKTVARWASSGILGSIRTPGGHRRFREEDVVALLNRRTH; the protein is encoded by the coding sequence ATGACCAGCATCGAGACAGCACCGCCCGCGACCTACATCACGCCTGGGCTCGCCAGCCAGCACACGCTGACCCCCGGCCAGGTCGCCGCGATGTTCAACGTCAATCCGAAGACGGTCGCCCGCTGGGCGAGCTCGGGCATCCTCGGCTCGATCCGCACCCCGGGGGGCCATCGGCGCTTCCGCGAGGAAGACGTCGTCGCCCTGCTCAACCGTCGCACGCATTGA
- a CDS encoding DUF4229 domain-containing protein gives MSEPHDPTPVPGTPASGKPAPGKKAAPGDAARETTAADTAPQAGGRPMTLAVALFAYTFARLLLVAAVVVIIMVGGRLADVEVPFLVAAVFGVLIALPLGMVLFKTLRLKVNSEIAALEAGRRSKHDDLQARLRGEK, from the coding sequence GTGAGTGAACCGCACGACCCCACCCCCGTCCCCGGCACACCGGCCTCCGGCAAACCCGCCCCCGGCAAGAAGGCCGCCCCCGGCGACGCCGCCCGCGAGACGACCGCCGCGGACACCGCGCCGCAGGCCGGTGGACGCCCGATGACCCTGGCGGTCGCCCTGTTCGCCTACACGTTCGCGCGGCTGCTGCTCGTCGCCGCGGTGGTCGTGATCATCATGGTCGGCGGACGCCTCGCCGACGTCGAGGTGCCGTTCCTCGTCGCGGCGGTGTTCGGTGTGCTGATCGCACTCCCGCTCGGCATGGTTCTGTTCAAGACGCTGCGTCTGAAGGTCAACAGCGAGATCGCGGCCCTGGAGGCCGGTCGCCGGTCCAAGCACGACGATCTGCAGGCACGGCTCCGCGGCGAGAAGTGA